The following are from one region of the Oryzias melastigma strain HK-1 linkage group LG22, ASM292280v2, whole genome shotgun sequence genome:
- the kif15 gene encoding kinesin-like protein KIF15-B, giving the protein MTMTFNGKGFGESSLLCGSSDSDSIKVFIRVRPLTHGTGLTTDGDQNLCLTVTSPNTIRLLSKPEPRTFTYDHVADTDTSQDSVFNIVAKNIVESCMNGYNGTIFAYGQTGSGKTFTMLGPSELDNFTDEMRGVIPRSFEYLFFLINREVEKSTKSKSFLCKCSFIEIYNEQIYDLLDTASASLFLRENIKKGVFVEGAVEKFVSSAAEAYQVLSMGWRNRRVASTSMNRESSRSHAVFTMTLESKETKNEVVNIRTSQLNLVDLAGSERQKDTHTEGSRLKEASSINRSLMCLGQVIMALVDVSNGKNRHICYRDSKLTFLLRDSLGGNAKTYIIANVHPGSKCFGETLSTLHFAQRAKLIKNKAVINEDTQGNVRQLQAEVRKLKEQLAQMQGCQGVQYSRDVAPGGPEFTMGLPVEDNQDLQYQTKYLAAVRLWKKTEEERKMMLKKVAQLEEAWTQKDRFIHSSRMIIRFREDHISRLEKKVKAGQTSLSDTESQALIDQLKEEIKILSDQVEHHPKMTRYAAENYSLREENRQLRSLDSVMKAEEYAAHIAAELEEVLQRTADSELKSSSVSSISMATDAVSAAAVEKLNAKLLQKQSDLTAALQAFEEYKDVTKKQLSKLESEKRYLEKSNRHLENILEATHACKKQEVSELNRIHVETLKILTTPTKAYNLRSRLVPLSSPEHLNGNDGDGDNIWAEQPPSEMAEMALTEELRQVQEQASRVQTQLNEEELKNSKLMQQIAKLEEQMDIISKESHHKDEMLAVEKINKNKDQLAFEESINSLQKNLQSEQQAAEVLKSEICDLRLILQSSDKELSSVRKQLKDRQTEHQQEMSQLSSSLISTQLQLDKVQLEWEQLLEQHRTLQDSFDQLHAESKFDSDQARQQLQDRQQEIDQLKAEVLNLKNSLEAEQAHTNSLISQLQEKESSSKELIETVEQNTQLRKQVSDLTVTNHQQLSKLADLEQNLSTANERMKNLEQKTEQDKDVLLDLMNQIRDLRSELSQKEEAFSHVSGDVQDITAKYNTACLERENLREQNCKMQTEICDLKERLERSVASNKIEVEILQDEMTYATEEVDRLTKVLGEQDGLLQASQEQVAEKELIIKSLKQKVQQQQEAVEKTIRNGVFKPAELTVTPKSLPRTPATPGSFSRDLSQMLESQERELESRRSSMITMEVLLAELNAERSAKNEEIIRLKEELASKETVQMEIQGLLDKFYTKQEQMNSINGNDSCEKLNEAISQSLLKELDEERAEKSKIKQKLYDTQKRLQAQESMLAQSQTCVQELTNEVKNRCLELREMSLRIHDEEKLLQENEVLRKQNIQLSEENGKLVGHKNHKQRIEYLVKLKKDNTRLQEENEKLRTEISLMRDNTEDPQLEMILGSSRNLS; this is encoded by the exons ATGACAATGACTTTCAACGGAAAAG GATTTGGAGAATCATCTCTCCTTTGTGGCAG TTCTGACAGTGATTCTATCAAAGTCTTCATCCGAGTGCGACCTTTGACCCACGGCACCGGGCTGACCACAGATGGAGACCAGAACCTATGCCTCACAGTCACGTCACCCAACACCATCCGTCTGCTATCTAAACCAGAGCCGCGGACCTTCACTTATGATCATGTTGCTGATACGGATACATCTCAG GATTCTGTCTTCAACATTGTGGCCAAGAATATTGTGGAATCCTGTATGAACGGGTATAATGGGACCATATTTGCTTA tggACAAACTGGCTCTGGAAAAACATTCACTATGCTTG GGCCATCAGAGTTGGATAACTTCACAGATGAAATGAGGGGGGTTATTCCTCGCAGTTTTGAGTATCTGTTTTTCCTCATCAACAGAGAAGTAGAGAAG TCAACAAAATCCAAGAGTTTCCTCTGCAAATGTTCATTTATTGAGATATACAATGAACAGATTTATGACCTGTTGGACACAGCGTCTGCCAGCCTTTTTCTGcgagaaaacattaaaaaaggagtGTTTGTTGAGGGAGCTGTGGAGAAATTTGTAAGCTCAGCAGCGGAAGCCTATCAG GTTTTGTCCATGGGTTGGCGCAATCGACGTGTGGCCTCCACTTCCATGAACCGTGAGTCTTCAAGGTCTCACGCCGTGTTCACTATGACGCTGGAGTCCAAGGAGACCAAAAATGAGGTGGTGAACATCCGAACTTCTCAGCTGAACTTGGTGGATCTGGCAGGATCTGAGAGgcaaaaagacacacacacagagggcTCCCGACTCAAG GAGGCCAGCAGCATCAATCGCTCCCTCATGTGTCTGGGCCAGGTGATCATGGCACTGGTGGACGTGTCCAATGGGAAGAACCGTCACATCTGCTACAGAGATTCTAAACTCACCTTCCTTCTCCGG gaCTCTCTTGGTGGAAATGCCAAAACTTACATCATAGCCAACGTCCACCCTGGTTCAAAATGTTTTGGGGAGACGTTATCCACTTTGCACTTTGCACAGAGAGCAAAGCTGATTAAAAACAAG gctgttatcAATGAAGACACACAAGGAAACGTGAGACAACTGCAGGCTGAAGTGAGGAAGCTGAAAGAGCAGCTTGCTCAGATGCAGGGATGTCAGGGCGTTCAGTATTCCAGAGATGTAGCTCCTGGAGGACCGGAATTCACCATGG GTTTACCTGTTGAAGATAATCAAGATCTGCAATATCAAACAAAGTATTTGGCTGCTGTTCGACTGTGGAAGAAGACAGAGGAGGAAAGAAAg ATGATGCTCAAGAAAGTGGCTCAGCTCGAGGAGGCGTGGACGCAAAAAGACAGATTCATTCATTCCAGCAGAATGATCATCCGGTTTCGAGAAGATCACATTTCTCGGCTTGAAAAGAAGGTGAAGGCAGGGCAAACCTCCTTGTCTGACACCGAGTCCCAGGCTTTGATCGACCAGTTGAAGGAGGAAATTAAAATCCTGAGCgatcag GTTGAGCATCATCCAAAAATGACTCGATATGCAGCAGAGAATTACAGCCTCAGAGAAGAAAACCGTCAACTGCGTTCTCTTGATTCTGTAATGAAAGCTGAAGAGTATGCAGCCCATATTGCTGCTGAGCTCGAAGAAGTCCTTCAGAGGACCGCGGACTCAGAACTAAAGT CTTCATCGGTTTCGtccatttctatggcaacagatgcagtttctgcagctgctgttgAGAAGCTGAACGCTAAACTTCTGCAGAAGCAGTCGGACTTAACAGCTGCCCTCCAGGCCTTTGAGGAATACAAAGACGTCACCAA GAAACAGTTGTCCAAGTTAGAGTCTGAGAAAAGATACCTGGAAAAGTCTAACAGGCATctggaaaacattttggaaGCCACACATGCTtgtaaaaaacaggaagtttctgAACTCAACAGAATCCATGTTGAAACTTTGAAA ATTCTCACCACACCCACCAAAGCGTATAACCTCCGCTCCCGCCTGGTGCCGCTCTCCAGCCCTGAACACCTGAACGGGAATGATGGGGACGGAGACAACATTTGGGCGGAGCAGCCTCCATCAGAAATGGCTGAGATGGCTTTGACAGAGGAGCTGCGCCAAGTGCAA GAACAAGCCAGTCGTGTTCAGACACAGCTGAATGAAGAGGAGCTGAAGAACAGCAAGCTGATGCAGCAAATAGCAAAACTAGAGGAGCAAATGGATATAATATCCAAAGAGTCTCATCACAAGGATGAG ATGCTTGCagttgagaaaataaataaaaacaaagaccaGCTTGCCTTTGAGGAATCCATTAACAGTCTGCAAAAGAACCTTCAGTCCGAACAGCAAGCTGCAGAAG tccTGAAGAGTGAGATCTGCGACCTACGCTTGATCCTACAGTCTTCAGACAAGGAGCTGTCCTCTGTGAGGAAGCAGCTCAAAGATCGTCAGACTGAGCATCAGCAGGAGATGAGTCAGCTCTCCAGCAGTTTGATCAGCACACAGCTCCAGCTCGACAAAGTCCA ACTGGAGTGGGAGCAGCTTTTGGAACAACATCGAACTTTACAGGATTCCTTTGACCAGTTGCACGCTGAGTCCAAGTTTGACTCTGATCAGGCCAGACAGCAGCTGCAGGACAGACAGCAGGAGATCGATCAGCTGAAAGCCGAGGTGTTG aatttaaaaaattccCTGGAGGCTGAGCAAGCTCACACAAACAGTCTGATCTCCCAGCTGCAAGAAAAAGAGAGCTCTTCAAA AGAACTCATTGAAACTGTGGAGCAGAACACACAACTTAGAAAACAAGTCTCAGACCTGACGGTGACAAACCACCAACAG ttgTCCAAACTTGCCGATCTGGAGCAGAATTTATCCACAGCCAATGAGAGGATGAAAAACCTGGAGCAGAAGACAGAACAGGACAAA GATGTTCTTTTAGACCTCATGAACCAAATCCGTGACCTCCGCAGTGAACTGAGCCAGAAGGAGGAAGCCTTCAGCCACGTGTCTGGAGATGTCCAAGACATTACA GCCAAATATAACACTGCTTGCCTCGAAAGGGAAAACCTCAGGGAACAAAACTGTAAGATGCAAACAGAAATCTGTGATCTTAAAGAACGCTTAGAGAGGAGCGTAGCTTCCAATAAAATAGAG GTAGAGATCTTGCAAGACGAAATGACTTATGCGACTGAGGAGGTTGACAGGCTCACCAAGGTTTTAGGAGAGCAGGACGGCCTCCTTCAAGCTTCACAAGAGCAAGTCGCTGAGAAAGAGCTCATTATCAAGAGCTTAAAGCAAAAG gtTCAACAGCAGCAGGAAGCTGTTGAGAAAACAATAAGAAATGGAGTTTTTAAACCTGCTGAGCTGACAGTCACACCAAAGTCCCTCCCTCGA ACTCCTGCTACTCCAGGCAGCTTCAGCAGAGATCTGTCCCAAATGTTGGAGAGCCAAGAACGCGAGCTGGAAAGTAGACGCTCCTCTATGATAACCATGGAGGTTCTTCTAGCAGAACTGAACGCTGAGAGATCTGCAAAGAATGAGGAAATCATAAGGCTCAAG GAGGAACTGGCTAGTAAAGAAACGGTTCAAATGGAGATTCAAGGTTTGCTTGACAAGTTCTACACCAAGCAGGAGCAGATGAACAGCATAAATGGAAATGATTCTTG TGAGAAGTTAAATGAAGCCATCAGTCAGTCCTTGTTGAAAGAACTGGATGAGGAAAGAGCAGAGAAG agcaaaataaagcagaaacttTATGATACCCAAAAAAG ACTACAAGCACAGGAGTCTATGTTGGCCCAGTCTCAAACCTGTGTCCAAGAACTGACCAATGAGGTGAAAAACCGCTGTCTGGAGTTGAGAGAAATGAGTCTCAGGATACACGATGAGGAGAAACTGCTACAG gagaATGAGGTTCTTCGTAagcaaaacattcagctctCAGAGGAGAATGGAAAACTTGTGGGGCACAAGAACCACAAACAGAGGATTGAATATCTCGTTAAGCTGAAAAAGGACAACACTCGACTTCAAGAG GAAAATGAAAAGCTGCGAACAGAGATTTCATTGATGCGAGACAACACAGAGGATCCACAGCTGGAAATGATTCTGGGATCTAGCAGAAATCTTTCCTAG